One segment of Pandoraea pnomenusa DNA contains the following:
- a CDS encoding F0F1 ATP synthase subunit delta has translation MAELATIARPYAEALFRVAKSGDLNRWSALVRELAQVAALPEVANLADDPKVTPAQVVDVLTAAVKSTDAEVRNFVAAVVDNGRLAAMPEIAEQFEALKNAAAGSADATIESAFPLEGEQLTSLVKGLEHKFGCKLNPTVTVDPSLIGGVRVVVGDEVLDTSVRARLAAMRTSLTA, from the coding sequence ATGGCCGAACTCGCAACCATCGCTCGTCCGTACGCCGAGGCGTTGTTCCGCGTGGCCAAGTCCGGCGACCTGAATCGCTGGTCGGCGCTGGTGCGTGAACTGGCGCAAGTGGCAGCGCTGCCTGAAGTGGCCAACCTGGCCGACGATCCGAAAGTTACGCCGGCGCAAGTCGTCGACGTGCTGACCGCCGCCGTGAAATCGACCGACGCCGAAGTGCGCAACTTCGTCGCCGCCGTGGTCGACAACGGTCGTCTCGCGGCCATGCCGGAAATCGCCGAACAGTTCGAGGCGTTGAAAAACGCCGCCGCCGGTTCGGCGGATGCCACGATCGAAAGCGCCTTCCCGCTCGAAGGCGAGCAACTGACCTCGCTGGTCAAGGGCCTCGAGCACAAGTTCGGCTGCAAGCTCAACCCGACGGTGACGGTGGATCCGTCGCTCATCGGCGGCGTGCGTGTGGTGGTTGGCGACGAGGTGCTGGACACTTCGGTGCGCGCCCGCCTGGCGGCTATGCGGACGTCGCTGACGGCCTGA
- a CDS encoding F0F1 ATP synthase subunit B, whose translation MNINATLFAQTVVFLILAWFTMKFVWPPLIKAIDERAKKIADGLAAADKGKAELEAANKRSTQALAEARDEGAKRIADAEKRAVAVADEIKAQAQAEAARIIANAKAEAENQAVKVRESLREEVAGLAVKGAEQILKREVDAKAHADLLNQLKAEL comes from the coding sequence GTGAACATAAACGCAACTCTGTTCGCGCAAACCGTCGTGTTTCTGATCCTGGCATGGTTCACGATGAAGTTCGTGTGGCCGCCGCTGATCAAGGCTATCGACGAACGCGCGAAGAAAATCGCTGACGGTCTGGCTGCCGCCGACAAGGGCAAGGCCGAACTCGAGGCCGCCAACAAGCGCTCCACGCAAGCCCTCGCGGAAGCCCGCGACGAAGGCGCGAAGCGTATTGCCGACGCCGAGAAGCGCGCCGTGGCCGTGGCCGACGAGATCAAGGCCCAGGCGCAAGCCGAAGCCGCGCGCATCATCGCCAACGCCAAAGCCGAAGCCGAGAACCAGGCCGTCAAGGTCCGTGAATCGCTGCGCGAGGAAGTTGCCGGTCTGGCCGTCAAGGGCGCCGAGCAGATCCTGAAGCGTGAAGTCGACGCCAAGGCCCACGCCGACCTGCTGAACCAACTCAAGGCAGAGCTCTGA
- a CDS encoding ATP synthase subunit I, whose product MTDEQRSNLEPKPQAPARATSEAWDDEQEQETIVPLTRAQAERLFGPDVGRASRVTPFRVVGAQVLLSLVATLAWWMLSASPRDAAVSAWLGGMIGWIPGALFALRLRMSGDRLSVGSLVMGEAIKVATTIALLVAVAFGYPGIHWVAFLVTFVLTLKAYWLAMALK is encoded by the coding sequence ATGACCGACGAACAACGGTCGAACTTGGAACCGAAACCGCAAGCGCCGGCACGTGCAACATCAGAGGCTTGGGACGACGAGCAGGAGCAAGAAACCATCGTTCCGCTCACGCGTGCGCAGGCCGAGCGCCTGTTCGGTCCCGATGTGGGGCGCGCGTCACGTGTGACTCCATTCAGGGTGGTGGGAGCCCAGGTACTGCTGTCGCTGGTTGCGACACTCGCCTGGTGGATGCTCTCGGCATCGCCACGAGACGCGGCGGTGTCCGCATGGCTGGGCGGAATGATCGGTTGGATACCGGGCGCATTGTTTGCGTTGCGGTTAAGGATGTCAGGTGATCGCCTCTCCGTCGGTTCGCTGGTGATGGGAGAAGCGATCAAGGTAGCAACGACGATCGCGTTGTTGGTGGCTGTAGCGTTCGGTTACCCGGGAATTCACTGGGTAGCGTTCCTCGTCACCTTTGTGCTGACGCTGAAGGCTTATTGGCTGGCGATGGCACTGAAGTAG
- a CDS encoding AMP-binding protein has product MESREGAGVVPRNGLSYVKGDTTVPLSTLTVFGLLAETAAKFPERQAVVFREQGVDWTWREFIAHVDTFAAGLVALGLKKGDRVGIWSPNRVEWLVTQFATARVGLVLVNINPAYRLAELEYAINKVGCKALVAAESFKTSRYLDMLNVLAPELAVCKPGELKSEKLPTLRTVIRMGQGVTPGMMNFSDVVTLGADADLDTLRAICDGLDCFEPINIQFTSGTTGNPKGATLTHHNIVNNGRFIAMAMRFSERDSLCIPVPFYHCFGMVLAVLACVSTGATMVFPGEAFDPKATMAAVSEESCTALHGVPTMFIAQLDHPDFGNYHFESLRTGIMAGSPCPIETMKRVISQMHMNEVTIAYGMTETSPVSFQTTTTDPLEKRVTTVGRVQPHLEVKLVDAAGEIVPVGEKGELCTKGYSVMLGYWDDEPRTREAIRDGWMHTGDLATLDEEGYCNIVGRVKDMLIRGGENIYPREIEEFLFRHPKVQAVQVFGVPDAKYGEEVCAWIILKPGQSATEDDIRDFCKDQIAHYKIPRYIRFVDEMPMTVTGKVQKFIMREQMVESLGLSEAKTA; this is encoded by the coding sequence ATGGAAAGCCGGGAAGGTGCGGGCGTTGTACCTCGTAATGGACTGTCGTATGTGAAGGGTGATACCACCGTACCGCTTTCGACGTTGACGGTATTCGGTTTGCTGGCCGAGACCGCGGCGAAGTTTCCGGAGCGGCAGGCGGTGGTCTTTCGCGAGCAGGGCGTGGACTGGACGTGGCGCGAGTTCATCGCGCATGTCGATACCTTCGCTGCCGGACTGGTCGCGTTGGGGCTCAAGAAGGGGGATCGGGTCGGGATCTGGTCGCCGAACCGTGTCGAATGGCTGGTCACGCAGTTCGCCACCGCCCGTGTCGGACTCGTGCTCGTGAACATCAACCCGGCTTACCGGCTCGCCGAGCTGGAGTACGCGATCAACAAGGTGGGCTGCAAGGCGCTCGTGGCCGCGGAGTCGTTCAAGACGTCGCGCTATCTCGACATGCTCAACGTGCTGGCACCGGAGCTGGCGGTGTGCAAGCCTGGCGAACTGAAGTCGGAGAAGCTGCCCACGCTGCGCACGGTGATTCGCATGGGGCAGGGCGTCACGCCCGGCATGATGAATTTCAGCGATGTGGTCACGCTCGGCGCGGATGCCGACCTGGACACGCTGCGTGCGATCTGCGACGGACTCGACTGCTTCGAGCCCATCAACATTCAGTTCACCAGCGGCACGACGGGCAACCCGAAGGGCGCCACGCTCACGCATCACAACATCGTCAACAACGGCCGGTTCATCGCCATGGCGATGCGCTTCTCCGAGCGCGACAGCCTGTGCATTCCGGTGCCGTTCTATCACTGCTTCGGCATGGTGCTTGCCGTGCTCGCCTGTGTATCGACGGGCGCCACGATGGTGTTCCCGGGGGAGGCGTTCGATCCGAAGGCGACGATGGCGGCGGTCTCCGAGGAAAGCTGTACCGCCCTGCATGGCGTGCCGACCATGTTTATCGCACAACTCGATCATCCGGATTTCGGCAACTACCATTTCGAGTCGCTGCGCACGGGCATCATGGCGGGTTCGCCGTGCCCGATCGAGACGATGAAGCGGGTCATCAGCCAGATGCACATGAACGAAGTGACCATCGCGTACGGCATGACCGAGACGAGTCCGGTGTCGTTTCAGACGACCACCACCGACCCGCTCGAGAAGCGCGTGACGACGGTCGGGCGCGTGCAGCCGCATCTCGAAGTGAAGCTCGTCGATGCCGCGGGCGAGATCGTGCCGGTCGGAGAGAAGGGCGAGCTCTGCACCAAGGGTTATTCGGTGATGCTGGGCTACTGGGACGACGAGCCGCGTACGCGTGAAGCGATTCGCGACGGCTGGATGCATACCGGCGATCTCGCCACGCTCGACGAGGAGGGCTATTGCAACATCGTCGGTCGGGTGAAGGACATGCTCATTCGCGGCGGCGAGAACATCTACCCGCGCGAGATCGAGGAATTTCTGTTCCGCCATCCGAAGGTGCAAGCCGTTCAGGTCTTCGGCGTGCCCGACGCCAAGTACGGCGAGGAGGTCTGCGCCTGGATCATTCTCAAACCGGGACAGAGCGCCACCGAGGACGACATCCGAGACTTCTGCAAGGATCAGATCGCTCACTACAAGATTCCGCGCTACATCCGCTTCGTCGACGAGATGCCGATGACCGTCACGGGCAAGGTGCAGAAGTTCATCATGCGCGAACAGATGGTCGAATCGCTGGGACTCTCGGAAGCGAAAACGGCCTGA
- a CDS encoding F0F1 ATP synthase subunit epsilon, translated as MATIHVDVVSAEEEIFSGKARFVALPGEAGELGILPGHTPLITRIKPGAVRIEDEAGNEDFVFVAGGILEVQPGTVTVLADTAIRGKDLDEAKAAEAKRRAEEALSNKESNIEYATAQAELAEAIAQLAAIQKLRKVK; from the coding sequence ATGGCAACCATTCACGTAGACGTCGTCAGCGCGGAAGAAGAAATCTTCTCGGGTAAGGCGCGCTTTGTGGCGCTGCCGGGCGAAGCCGGCGAGCTGGGCATTCTGCCTGGCCACACACCGCTGATCACGCGTATCAAGCCGGGCGCGGTGCGCATCGAAGACGAAGCAGGCAACGAGGACTTCGTCTTCGTGGCCGGCGGCATTCTCGAAGTGCAACCGGGCACGGTGACCGTGCTCGCCGACACCGCTATCCGCGGCAAGGATCTGGACGAGGCGAAGGCTGCCGAAGCCAAGCGCCGCGCCGAAGAAGCGCTGTCGAACAAGGAATCGAACATCGAGTACGCGACTGCCCAGGCCGAACTGGCCGAAGCGATCGCTCAACTCGCTGCGATCCAGAAGCTGCGCAAGGTGAAGTAA
- the atpA gene encoding F0F1 ATP synthase subunit alpha, giving the protein MQLNPSEISELIKSRIQGLESGAEVRNEGTVISVTDGICRIHGLSDVMQGEMLEFPGNTFGLALNLERDSVGAVILGEYEHISEGDTVKCTGRILEVPVGPELKGRVVDALGQPIDGKGPINAKQTDAIEKIAPGVIWRKSVSQPLQTGTKAIDAMVPIGRGQRELIIGDRQTGKTAVAIDTIISQKGKGVTCVYVAIGQKASSIMNVVRKLEEHGAMEYTIIVTATASDSAAMQFIAPYAGCTMGEYFRDRGEDALIIYDDLTKQAWAYRQISLLLRRPPGREAYPGDVFYLHSRLLERAARVSEEYVEKFTNGEIKGQSGSLTALPIIETQAGDVTAFVPTNVISITDGQIFLETDLFNAGIRPAINAGISVSRVGGAAQTKVIKKLSGGIRTDLAQYRELAAFAQFASDLDEATRKQLERGRRVTELLKQPQFAPLQVWELAVSLFAANNGYLDDLDIAQVLPFEKGLREVLKTSHGALIGRIEETKDLSKDDEAALHAAIKDFKKTGAY; this is encoded by the coding sequence ATGCAACTCAATCCCTCTGAAATCAGCGAACTGATCAAGAGCCGGATTCAAGGTCTCGAGAGCGGCGCCGAAGTCCGTAACGAAGGCACCGTGATCTCGGTGACCGACGGTATCTGCCGCATTCACGGCCTGTCGGACGTGATGCAGGGCGAAATGCTGGAATTCCCGGGCAATACGTTCGGTCTGGCACTGAACCTCGAGCGCGACTCCGTCGGCGCCGTGATTCTGGGCGAATACGAGCACATCTCGGAAGGCGACACCGTCAAGTGCACGGGCCGCATTCTGGAAGTGCCGGTCGGCCCGGAACTGAAGGGCCGCGTCGTTGACGCACTGGGCCAGCCGATCGACGGCAAGGGTCCGATCAACGCCAAGCAAACCGATGCCATCGAAAAGATCGCTCCGGGCGTGATCTGGCGTAAGTCGGTGTCGCAACCGCTGCAAACCGGTACCAAGGCGATCGACGCCATGGTGCCGATCGGCCGTGGCCAGCGCGAACTGATCATTGGCGACCGTCAGACGGGTAAGACCGCCGTGGCGATCGACACGATCATCTCGCAGAAAGGCAAGGGCGTGACCTGCGTGTACGTTGCGATCGGTCAGAAGGCCTCGTCGATCATGAACGTGGTGCGCAAGCTCGAAGAGCACGGCGCGATGGAATACACGATCATCGTGACCGCCACGGCGTCGGACTCGGCAGCCATGCAGTTCATCGCACCGTACGCCGGTTGCACGATGGGCGAATACTTCCGCGACCGCGGTGAAGACGCGCTGATCATTTACGACGACTTGACCAAGCAAGCCTGGGCCTATCGTCAGATCTCGCTGCTGCTGCGTCGTCCGCCGGGCCGTGAAGCCTACCCTGGCGACGTGTTCTACCTGCACTCGCGCCTGCTCGAACGTGCGGCTCGCGTCTCGGAAGAGTACGTCGAGAAGTTCACCAACGGCGAAATCAAGGGCCAAAGCGGCTCGCTGACGGCACTGCCGATCATCGAAACGCAAGCTGGCGACGTGACCGCGTTCGTTCCGACGAACGTGATCTCGATTACCGACGGCCAGATCTTCCTGGAAACCGACCTGTTCAACGCGGGCATCCGTCCGGCAATCAACGCCGGTATCTCGGTGTCGCGTGTGGGTGGTGCGGCGCAGACGAAGGTCATCAAGAAGCTCTCGGGCGGTATTCGTACCGACCTCGCACAGTACCGTGAGCTGGCTGCGTTCGCGCAGTTCGCCTCGGATCTGGACGAAGCGACCCGCAAGCAGCTCGAGCGCGGCCGCCGCGTGACGGAACTGCTCAAGCAGCCGCAATTCGCGCCGCTGCAAGTGTGGGAACTCGCTGTGTCGCTGTTCGCCGCCAACAACGGCTATCTGGATGATCTCGACATCGCTCAGGTGCTGCCGTTCGAAAAGGGTCTGCGCGAAGTTCTGAAGACCAGCCACGGTGCGCTCATCGGCCGTATCGAAGAGACGAAGGATCTCTCGAAGGACGACGAAGCCGCCCTGCACGCTGCGATCAAGGACTTCAAGAAGACCGGCGCTTACTAA
- the atpG gene encoding F0F1 ATP synthase subunit gamma, translating into MAGMKEIRGKIKSVQNTRKITKAMEMVAASKMRKAQERMRHARPYADKVRQIAAHMGQANPEYHHPFMVKHADAKAAGVIVVTTDKGLCGGLNTNVLRAVVAKMKDIEAQGLKIEATAIGGKGFGFLNRIGAKVVSHVVQLGDTPHLDKLIGAVKLQLDAYAEGKLDAVYLAYNRFVNTMKQEAVVEQLLPLPEKLQGESEEASAVPAQHSWDYIYEPDAKTVVDALLVRYVEAVVYQAVAENMASEQSARMVAMKAASDNAKTVIGELQMVYNKGRQAAITKELSEIVGGAAAV; encoded by the coding sequence ATGGCTGGAATGAAGGAAATTCGCGGCAAGATCAAGAGCGTGCAGAACACGCGCAAGATCACCAAGGCCATGGAAATGGTGGCCGCGTCGAAGATGCGCAAGGCGCAGGAACGCATGCGTCATGCCCGGCCGTACGCTGACAAGGTGCGCCAGATCGCCGCGCATATGGGGCAGGCGAATCCGGAATACCACCACCCGTTCATGGTGAAGCATGCCGACGCGAAAGCGGCCGGCGTCATCGTGGTCACGACGGACAAGGGTCTGTGCGGCGGCTTGAACACCAACGTGCTGCGTGCCGTGGTGGCCAAGATGAAGGACATCGAAGCGCAGGGCCTGAAGATCGAGGCCACCGCCATCGGCGGCAAGGGCTTCGGCTTCCTGAACCGCATCGGCGCCAAGGTGGTTTCGCATGTCGTGCAACTGGGCGACACCCCGCATCTGGACAAGCTGATCGGTGCGGTGAAGCTTCAGCTCGACGCGTACGCCGAAGGCAAGCTCGACGCCGTGTACCTGGCCTACAACCGCTTCGTCAACACGATGAAGCAGGAAGCCGTGGTGGAGCAACTGCTGCCGCTGCCCGAGAAGCTCCAGGGCGAATCGGAAGAAGCGAGCGCGGTGCCGGCACAGCATTCGTGGGACTACATCTACGAACCGGATGCGAAGACGGTCGTCGATGCCCTGCTGGTGCGCTACGTCGAAGCCGTGGTGTATCAGGCAGTCGCGGAGAACATGGCGTCGGAACAGTCTGCCCGTATGGTGGCCATGAAGGCCGCGTCGGACAACGCGAAGACCGTGATCGGCGAATTGCAGATGGTCTACAACAAGGGCCGTCAAGCAGCGATCACGAAGGAACTGTCCGAAATCGTGGGTGGCGCCGCCGCAGTGTAA
- a CDS encoding SLC13 family permease: MSKSMGDPAGKDEAAPRVPPAATAAPPAAHGTVGARVARALRVTFERVRGDPVLLVLLVAFVVLQLMRPVSAATLLARIDRHTILTLAGLLMLTRAIDQSGFLDWLAQRLLRAFRTERRLALLMVTFAAALSTLLTNDVALFAVVPLAQSLARIAPVRIERLIIFLALAVNAGSSLTPLGNPQNLFLWQQSGMGFGAYVVMMAPITLALMGMLLALCAFAFDSRALRFQRRGPAHDVRWPLLWIALVLFAGFVALADHGYAGWACAAVTVVLLATRRNAVLGIDWLLLAIFVLMFVVLRGLAGLPEIRQALGHVDFNGSAAAYVGAAVLSQFISNVPAAILLAEYSHNWPALAHGVAVGGFGLAVGSLANLIALRMAKSKAIWWHFHVLAVPFYVVALGVGWLALKWV, from the coding sequence GTGAGCAAATCCATGGGCGATCCGGCCGGCAAGGACGAGGCGGCGCCTCGCGTGCCGCCAGCCGCAACGGCCGCGCCGCCGGCGGCGCATGGGACCGTCGGCGCACGTGTGGCGCGCGCGCTTCGTGTGACGTTCGAACGTGTGCGCGGCGACCCCGTTCTGCTCGTTTTGCTCGTCGCGTTCGTCGTCCTGCAACTGATGAGACCGGTGAGTGCCGCGACATTGCTCGCTCGAATCGACCGGCACACGATCCTTACGCTCGCGGGGTTGTTGATGCTCACTCGCGCCATCGATCAGAGCGGATTTCTCGACTGGCTCGCGCAGCGCCTGCTGCGTGCGTTTCGCACGGAGCGGCGCCTTGCCTTGCTGATGGTGACGTTCGCCGCCGCACTCTCGACGCTGCTGACCAACGACGTCGCACTCTTCGCCGTCGTTCCCCTGGCACAGTCGCTCGCGCGAATCGCGCCTGTGCGTATCGAGCGGCTGATCATTTTTCTCGCGCTCGCGGTGAATGCGGGATCGAGTCTTACGCCGCTTGGCAATCCTCAGAATCTGTTCCTTTGGCAGCAAAGCGGCATGGGCTTCGGGGCGTACGTGGTCATGATGGCGCCGATCACGCTCGCGCTGATGGGGATGCTGCTGGCGCTCTGCGCGTTCGCGTTCGACTCGCGCGCCCTGCGTTTCCAGCGTCGAGGGCCGGCGCACGACGTGCGCTGGCCGCTGCTCTGGATTGCCCTCGTGCTGTTCGCGGGCTTTGTGGCGCTCGCCGATCACGGTTACGCCGGCTGGGCCTGCGCCGCGGTGACCGTGGTACTTCTGGCGACGCGCCGCAACGCGGTGTTGGGCATCGACTGGTTGCTGCTCGCGATCTTCGTGCTGATGTTCGTGGTGCTGCGAGGACTGGCTGGGCTTCCCGAAATCCGGCAGGCGCTTGGGCACGTCGATTTCAACGGAAGTGCGGCGGCCTATGTCGGCGCGGCCGTGTTGTCGCAGTTCATCAGTAACGTGCCCGCCGCCATCCTGCTCGCGGAGTACAGCCACAACTGGCCCGCGCTCGCCCACGGCGTCGCCGTCGGTGGGTTCGGACTCGCGGTCGGCTCGCTCGCCAATCTGATCGCGTTGCGCATGGCGAAATCGAAGGCGATCTGGTGGCACTTTCACGTGCTTGCCGTCCCGTTTTACGTGGTGGCACTCGGCGTCGGGTGGCTTGCCCTGAAATGGGTCTGA
- the atpB gene encoding F0F1 ATP synthase subunit A, with protein sequence MSVEAGHAPNPSEYISHHLQNLASSHQTSIVDFSIINWDTMFWSIAMGVLGCFLLWLAARKATSGVPGRFQAAVEMLVEMVEDQSKSIVHGNRAFIAPLALTVFVWVALMNSLDLLPVDLPSKIISWVGLDSIITHHRIVPTADLNGTLGISVGVLILMLFYSFKIKGAGGFMHELFTAPFGNHFLLWIPNLLLNIIEFCAKTVSLGMRLFGNMYAGELVFLLIALLGGIWSFGADASVLGFVGHVIAGTAWAIFHILIVLLQAFIMMMLTLVYIGQAHDHH encoded by the coding sequence ATGTCAGTAGAAGCCGGCCACGCTCCGAACCCGTCGGAGTACATTTCGCACCACCTGCAGAACCTCGCGAGCTCGCATCAGACTAGCATCGTCGATTTTTCGATCATCAACTGGGACACGATGTTCTGGTCGATCGCCATGGGCGTCCTCGGCTGCTTCCTGCTGTGGTTGGCTGCCCGCAAGGCAACGTCGGGCGTGCCCGGCCGTTTCCAGGCCGCGGTCGAAATGCTCGTCGAAATGGTGGAAGACCAGTCGAAGAGCATCGTGCACGGCAATCGTGCCTTCATCGCACCGCTCGCGCTGACCGTGTTCGTCTGGGTCGCGCTCATGAACTCGCTCGATTTGCTGCCGGTCGACCTGCCGTCGAAGATCATCAGCTGGGTGGGTCTCGACTCCATCATCACGCATCACCGCATCGTGCCGACGGCCGACCTCAACGGCACGCTCGGCATCTCTGTCGGCGTGCTGATCCTGATGCTGTTCTACAGCTTCAAGATCAAGGGCGCGGGCGGCTTCATGCACGAGCTGTTCACCGCACCGTTCGGCAACCACTTCCTGCTGTGGATCCCGAACCTGCTGCTCAACATCATCGAATTCTGTGCCAAGACCGTGTCGCTCGGTATGCGACTGTTCGGCAATATGTACGCCGGCGAACTGGTGTTCCTGCTGATCGCCCTGCTGGGCGGTATCTGGAGCTTTGGCGCAGATGCGTCGGTGCTGGGTTTTGTCGGCCACGTCATTGCCGGCACCGCATGGGCGATTTTCCACATCCTGATCGTGTTGCTCCAGGCGTTCATCATGATGATGCTCACGCTGGTGTATATCGGCCAGGCGCACGACCATCACTGA
- the atpD gene encoding F0F1 ATP synthase subunit beta → MSTALIEGKIVQCIGAVIDVEFPRDSMPKIYDALTMEGSELTLEVQQQLGDGVVRTICLGSSEGLRRGMTVQNSGLPITVPVGKPTLGRIMDVLGRPIDEAGPIAKDHTRSIHQKAPAFDELSPSTELLETGIKVIDLICPFAKGGKVGLFGGAGVGKTVNMMELINNIAKEHGGYSVFAGVGERTREGNDFYHEMKDSNVLDKVALVYGQMNEPPGNRLRVALTGLTMAEHFRDEGRDVLFFVDNIYRFTLAGTEVSALLGRMPSAVGYQPTLAEEMGKLQERITSTKTGSITSVQAVYVPADDLTDPSPATTFGHLDATVVLSRDIASLGIYPAVDPLDSTSRQIDPNVIGEEHYTVTRRVQSTLQRYKELRDIIAILGMDELSPDDKLAVARARKIQRFLSQPFHVAEVFTGSPGKYVPLKETIRGFKMIVDGECDHLPEQAFYMVGTIDEAFEKAKKMQ, encoded by the coding sequence ATGAGTACTGCTTTGATTGAAGGCAAGATCGTACAGTGCATCGGCGCCGTTATCGACGTGGAATTCCCGCGCGACAGCATGCCGAAGATCTACGACGCGCTCACCATGGAAGGTTCGGAGCTCACGCTCGAAGTCCAGCAGCAGCTGGGCGACGGCGTGGTCCGCACCATTTGTCTGGGTTCGTCCGAAGGCCTGCGCCGCGGCATGACCGTGCAGAACTCGGGTCTGCCGATCACCGTGCCGGTCGGCAAGCCGACGCTGGGTCGCATCATGGACGTGCTGGGTCGTCCGATCGACGAAGCCGGTCCGATCGCCAAGGATCACACCCGTTCGATCCACCAGAAGGCTCCGGCATTCGACGAGCTGTCGCCGTCGACGGAACTGCTCGAAACCGGCATCAAGGTTATCGATCTGATCTGCCCGTTCGCCAAGGGCGGCAAGGTGGGTCTGTTCGGTGGCGCCGGTGTGGGCAAGACCGTGAACATGATGGAGCTCATCAATAACATCGCCAAGGAACACGGCGGTTATTCGGTGTTTGCCGGCGTGGGCGAGCGTACCCGTGAAGGGAACGACTTCTACCACGAAATGAAGGACTCGAACGTTCTGGACAAGGTCGCGCTGGTGTACGGCCAGATGAACGAGCCGCCGGGCAACCGTCTGCGCGTGGCGCTGACCGGCCTGACGATGGCCGAGCACTTCCGTGACGAAGGTCGCGACGTGCTGTTCTTCGTGGACAACATCTACCGTTTCACGCTGGCCGGTACCGAAGTGTCGGCACTGCTCGGCCGTATGCCGTCGGCCGTGGGCTATCAGCCGACGCTGGCTGAAGAAATGGGCAAGCTGCAAGAGCGTATTACGTCGACCAAGACTGGCTCGATCACGTCGGTGCAAGCCGTGTACGTGCCTGCCGATGACTTGACCGATCCGTCGCCGGCGACCACCTTCGGTCACTTGGACGCCACCGTCGTGCTTTCGCGTGACATCGCCTCGCTGGGTATCTACCCGGCCGTCGATCCGCTCGACTCGACCTCGCGTCAGATCGACCCGAACGTGATTGGCGAAGAGCACTACACGGTGACCCGTCGCGTGCAATCGACGCTGCAGCGTTACAAGGAACTGCGCGACATCATCGCGATTCTGGGGATGGACGAACTGTCGCCGGACGACAAGCTCGCCGTGGCCCGCGCGCGTAAGATCCAGCGTTTCCTGTCGCAGCCGTTCCACGTGGCGGAAGTGTTCACGGGCTCGCCGGGCAAGTATGTCCCGCTCAAGGAAACGATCCGCGGCTTCAAGATGATCGTCGACGGTGAGTGCGACCACCTGCCGGAGCAAGCGTTCTACATGGTTGGCACGATCGACGAAGCGTTCGAAAAAGCCAAGAAGATGCAGTAA
- the atpE gene encoding F0F1 ATP synthase subunit C — protein sequence MQAFIANIQGLTAIGIGIIIGLGAIGACLGIALMGGKYIEACARQPELMNPLQTKMFLLAGLIDAAFLIGVGVAMLFAFANPLLSKLA from the coding sequence ATGCAAGCTTTCATCGCCAACATCCAGGGTCTGACCGCCATCGGTATCGGCATCATCATCGGTCTGGGTGCTATTGGCGCCTGTCTGGGTATCGCGCTGATGGGCGGCAAGTACATCGAAGCGTGCGCCCGTCAGCCCGAGCTGATGAACCCGCTGCAAACGAAGATGTTCCTGCTGGCCGGCCTGATCGACGCGGCATTCCTGATCGGCGTGGGTGTTGCCATGCTGTTCGCGTTCGCGAACCCGCTGCTGTCGAAGCTCGCTTAA